The following coding sequences are from one Musa acuminata AAA Group cultivar baxijiao chromosome BXJ2-4, Cavendish_Baxijiao_AAA, whole genome shotgun sequence window:
- the LOC135609873 gene encoding bZIP transcription factor 1-D-like isoform X1 — MGSSEADASAKAPKTSTAQEQTPATSSTPAVTVYPDWSTFQAYSPIPPHGFFHSPVGSSPQPHPYMWGPQAGSQCIYCCLDILKAEISETLRKKL, encoded by the exons ATGGGCAGCAGTGAGGCTGATGCATCTGCCAAGGCTCCAAAGACATCCACAGCTCAG GAACAAACTCCTGCCACTAGCTCCACCCCTGCTGTGACTGTTTACCCAGACTGGTCGACCTTTCAG GCATATTCACCGATTCCACCACATGGTTTCTTCCATTCTCCGGTGGGATCGAGTCCCCAGCCTCATCCTTACATGTGGGGACCTCAG GCAGGTTCTCAATGCATCTATTGTTGTTTGGACATTTTAAAAGCAGAAATCAGTGAAacattgagaaaaaaattatag
- the LOC135609873 gene encoding bZIP transcription factor 1-D-like isoform X2, with product MGSSEADASAKAPKTSTAQEQTPATSSTPAVTVYPDWSTFQAYSPIPPHGFFHSPVGSSPQPHPYMWGPQKGEEKKYRREKVAEKTEE from the exons ATGGGCAGCAGTGAGGCTGATGCATCTGCCAAGGCTCCAAAGACATCCACAGCTCAG GAACAAACTCCTGCCACTAGCTCCACCCCTGCTGTGACTGTTTACCCAGACTGGTCGACCTTTCAG GCATATTCACCGATTCCACCACATGGTTTCTTCCATTCTCCGGTGGGATCGAGTCCCCAGCCTCATCCTTACATGTGGGGACCTCAG aagggagaagaaaagaagtatAGAAGGGAGAAGGTGGCAGAAAAAACAGAGGagtag
- the LOC135609873 gene encoding bZIP transcription factor 1-D-like isoform X3, giving the protein MGSSEADASAKAPKTSTAQEQTPATSSTPAVTVYPDWSTFQAYSPIPPHGFFHSPVGSSPQPHPYMWGPQDRQVLNASIVVWTF; this is encoded by the exons ATGGGCAGCAGTGAGGCTGATGCATCTGCCAAGGCTCCAAAGACATCCACAGCTCAG GAACAAACTCCTGCCACTAGCTCCACCCCTGCTGTGACTGTTTACCCAGACTGGTCGACCTTTCAG GCATATTCACCGATTCCACCACATGGTTTCTTCCATTCTCCGGTGGGATCGAGTCCCCAGCCTCATCCTTACATGTGGGGACCTCAG GACAGGCAGGTTCTCAATGCATCTATTGTTGTTTGGACATTTTAA
- the LOC135611410 gene encoding RING-H2 finger protein ATL8-like, with translation MDGVDMRPVKASTKAAAAAFCFNALLTTEDDGVCLTYPAVLASFPVVTCPEARGAGEGMVGRECAVCLTEFGVGDALRVLPPCRHGFHPVCIDPWLAGHATCPLCRSDLAAGHVIVNGVEA, from the exons ATGGATGGAGTCGACATGCGACCTGTAAAGGCCTCGAcgaaggcagcagcagcagccttcTGCTTCAATGCACTGCTGACGACCGAGGATGATGGTGTT TGTCTTACTTATCCGGCCGTGCTGGCGTCGTTCCCGGTGGTGACGTGCCCCGAAgcgaggggcgccggggaggggatGGTGGGGCGGGAATGCGCCGTGTGCCTGACCGAGTTCGGCGTCGGCGACGCTCTCCGGGTGCTGCCGCCGTGCCGCCACGGGTTCCACCCGGTTTGCATCGACCCCTGGCTCGCCGGCCACGCCACCTGCCCGCTGTGCCGGTCCGACTTGGCGGCCGGCCACGTCATTGTCAACGGAGTAGAGGCGTAA